From the Arctopsyche grandis isolate Sample6627 chromosome 2, ASM5162203v2, whole genome shotgun sequence genome, the window gacaaaatgtacccgcgacaaaatgctcacgcgacaaaatgtccacggaaataatgttcaagcgacaaaatgttcaaaaatcctaaattttcctattttagtggaaaaagtaattttttattgtattatatttatcgatgtatatggtatctTGTACtagtactttttatcgtatacatcgcgggcgttattaaattagtatatatgACAGGttttctcaaccgtatccaatatttacttatttaaattgaaaaaaaaaaaactttctaagcgtatgaactgcagattacattgaattagtttttatggcagggcttctcaaccggctccaaaattttctttatttcgaatgaataatttactgcctgccatataaactaattcaatgtaatctgcagttcatacgcttagaaagttttttttttaaatttaaataagtaaaagttggatacggctaagaacccctaacatttaaattaatgcaatgacatcttaaaatggtATTCAATGTGTCACAATGACATtcacttaaaatttaattgttcaatttaaataagaatatgttggtacggttgagaacacctgtaatttatactaatttaataacatccgcgatctatacgataaaaagtaccatatacatcgataaatataatacaataaaaattactttttccattaaaaatttaggatttttgaacattttgtcgattgaacattatttccgtggacattttgtcgcgtgaacattttttcgcgggtacattttgtcgcgtgaacattttgtcgcgggtacattttgtcagtgcactaattttcgggtacattttgtcgttgaaccttttggacttgcaccaattgtcgtgtaacccgttagtatgatggacttttcggctgccagactgttccgttatagagattttgttGACTTttaggcgagcgctttgtgactaataatcaccgaaccgtattttggtaacatcgaaatcgatttcattattaaatttaaccctTATACACATACAACCGATATATCAGCTTTCTTGGAATCAGCAAAAATACTTCGATATATCGGCTTTTCAAATTGACCTgtttattttcacattttaagggtgaaaacacactgagtggtatgggacgtcacgtgtccttggcttcccgctttgaccgtaaacagtgggtgtttcccaaaccgaattccggtgtagttgcacgtgcagattGCATATgcttgggaggtcgcacgtgtatgcatatcctaTTTCATTctttgacaagtttctcctacatttcttcaaatatggaattcgccgttatcgatcactgtcaagcgaggataaatacaaggattaaatatcaccgaaaacactccagggggtgatttttgggattgTGCGCCTGTGTGCTCAGATGCGCCCGTATATCTAATAAGTACCACACGTCATAAACTAGACAATACTTTTGGTACATTGCTGTCGCATAtactcgacccgcgatggccaattacatttcgtttcatttcgcattgcattttggtcaagaaatataacattgttcgtgcgtatagtttgacttttattttttgttagttttgagtttgtgtttcgtattttgaaatatttacataaataaaatttgaatataaaatacgaaagttgttgatattattaatttatttatggaatacgtatgtatatattttatattaatggaaaattatattttttagacgatgaaAGTAATTGtgaacgtcatgttatggacagcaaaacttatagtaatattattaaagacctaatgttgaattatatttcaataatattatatagtaaaataagaaatcattttacgtccttacaatgtacaaatgcgacagcatgcttggTTCTCATAAGTCTCACGCTAAATTGGATcgattatgtaattaaaataattctagACCacttaaaacataaaatatgtatttcaatttgaatgttaaaacaaaattattttccaATATGAAATATCGTACTTTATAAAATGTGAGTGCACAAAATGATTAGTAAGGCTGCATTTAAAATCAGTGAGAGCATTATAAATCCCTAGAAACGATGATTTTCACCGATGGTGAAAATATGTAGTTAGtttataaagaaaaagatacgcTCAACTTTTATAGGTTTATAATAGTACTGAAATACCTGTGAGATTTATCATATGTTTTCCTTTCAGGTATAAAAGGGACGATTTACTTGCTCTTTACCGTGGCAAAGAACCGCCCCCTGAAGAGTTGACcgcttttaaattaattttcgttCAGAAGTCTCAAATTCCTATCGGTCTTCAGTTTTGTGTAAGTTGAAAATCGACCCCGAATTTCCTTCGATTTTGagctaaattaaatatattttgttaaataaaaaaaatgatacgaATATCacgtatcattttttttatgagtTATGAATGCTTTTTGGTTCGCCTTTGATCATCTTAAGGTATCGAGTATCACAATTGAATGACATCGCATTATTTTTTGTGATGACAATATACGAAAATAATTGGAACAAAGTGTATACATTACACTGGatgataaattttcaatgttttataATACAGAACAGAAGCCAAAACTTATCTAATTTGAACCCAATTTGAttgaactatattttttttactatatagtTTTATGGTCAAAGTAAGTGCTAAACTTTACTTTGTcattataaattgtaaaaattgttaATCCAGATAATCTTTAATTCGAAGAATATGTATACATTGCTTAGCGTTACGTCTTAAAAATCACATacattgttgtaaatttatttgtttaagttGTGATAAATTTATGGGCGATAACAGATTGCTAATTCCTGCAAAAATAATTTGCTAATTGTCAAACGACatgtacaattaattaatcaaattacaGATTAGATTAATTATGATACATCAGCTGTAATTCTATTCCctctttttatttcaatctagAATTGTATTGGATATTAACTGCTTGTTCAGttagttatataataaatattataacgaGCAAGaaattttattgtgtattaatGATTTTCGCAAAACAGTAGTAACACTGTTCGACGAAAACAGCTCATGcaatattaatgaaatattttagccAAGACGGGTAAGAGCAAAGAGGCCAATTTTACCAAGATGTGATGCTATGGCTAACGTTGATTTGAAACTCGGTAATAAAAATTGGAATAGAGAGCACACTCGtccacaaataaattatttccagCCGAGGTATGATATACATgtcttaatttatttgtttttttaatattccttATTTTCTATATGGGTCAGATAatgcttacatatttatttttgtttatagatGGCTTAATGAAAGTAACTGGAGGCAAAATCATCACTTAAATAAAGGACCGGAAGGAGATGAAACATGGAGAAATGCTCGGCAGGAATATCAGAAAAATAGTTAGTTTTATCTTGTTTACTATGTTGTTGTAtagaataatgtaaaaaaatacatcaacaCTTGGAGATTTCATCCGATGCATATTTAATGGATAATAATTCActatatatttaatgaatttaattatataaacattctAGAACTAAAGATAGAAATACGCTAAATCAATCTTGTATGTTTGTAGGATGGAATGAAAAAGGAAAGGATCGTCGTGATTTTCAACGTCCCTTCTCCAACGATCCTTGGATCGATGATAGACAAAGTCCAGATGATATTGTGCCCGAgtggtaaatttttatttctttataaaaatacatacgatATTATAAATGCTGAAATGTATGCGCTCACTTTTCAATGTTTCAGGGCAAATACTGAAGACGTATTAGACGAGACGGGAACTTTTGATGCATCGGGTGCTTTTCTTCCCATCCTAAACAATGGAAAACTAGAAACTGAAGAAAATAATAACGTCGAAGAAGATAGTTATTCAGCCGGAAATGGGTATAAATTGATTTCTAGATTTAAATGCTCAAATCTATGATAATTCATTTCAACACTGGTTTGAAGTCGTGAGGTTTATCTATGTCATAATCACTCGGTTGTGGCACATCACTGATAAATTCATTGTGTATTTATTAATGAGTAATCGGTTTTTGAGGAGTAAACTAATGgttgatatttataattgaaataaataaacaactcATAGAAATATAACCGCACATGAGGagaatttcatatgaaaaagtCATAAATGCCAAGCGATTATTTTACTTATACTCTTACATGTGGAAGTATTTTTTTGCTTTATgaagtatattatttatatatttagaatcTGTTTTATCAAACAAGTAAAATTTTTTGTGCGAATCGGCATGAAGTGATCGGGATGAAGATAAAGTCGTACTtagagctacatacatatattaaaattctaGAAATAGTATGTCTGAAAACCAGGATGGTAATCAGGATGATAATCAGGATGATAATCAGGATGATAATCAGGAGGAGAATTTAGAAAGTGAAAATGTACTAGAAAATGATAATCCCGCGGTAGTAGATCCTCCACAGCCTATAGATATTCCCGAAGTCGTCAGTGAGAGTGAGGACAATTCGACGAGTATGccgcaaatattaaaattgtaagtCGATTGTGAATTGCATCAACgttttatacttacatatatatgggtATTGATTGttgtattaattgttttttgTGTCAACAGTGATATGGAAGACTCTAGTTATTCAATGGTCGAAgattacttaaataaattagtaCAAGAGGATGATATAGaaagaaataggaataaatttgaACAGACTTTGGATCCACAAAAATATCCATTCCCGATGGACCCCAACGTTCCCATGATGGGACCTGTAAGTTACATCATATAAAGTACGTTGAGATTGTTTGTGTGCGTTTGAAtatatcgttattttttttttttagataccaTATCCCATGCTTCCACCTGGAGTTGTGCATGATTTTTTAAAACCGAACATGCTACCGCTTCCCTACGAGAGTAACGGCTGGTATTATCAAGATCATCAGGTGCAATATTGTCTTGTAGATTTGATGTTTAAGATTCAATGTACACgcatatattaatgtattttgttCGAACAGGATATAATCCGAGGACCGTATTCAGCCTTCGAAATTACTGAATATTGTAATGCGGGTTATTTGAGCAACTTTTCGCTGATTCGCAAAGGTGCCGGACCGCATTTCATACCTCTCAATCGGTTGTTTGAACTGTGCGGTGGGGTTTTGCCATTTTTAGTTGCCGATCACATTACaacaaatattttcaatgttagtgtatattatatatgtatattgttcatttaaatttcaaattatccaTGCCTCTCTGTTGTTATCTAACGCTTTATCGTCTGCCCCAAATAGCAGATGAATTATTTACAGCCGTCGCCTTATATGCCACCTTGCCCGGATCCCAGGTTGATATACAGCGAGAATAATCCAAATATGAATCATCAAGCATCTGCAAACAAACCATCCGGTTCTGTCAAGGtacattcttattttttttaaaatgtcaatcAATCGcctcaattttaaaatattgccaaCGAGCTGAATAAACTAATTTTCAATTTGAGACAAATTTTATGTAATCATGTGAGATTTGCGATACATGAAAAAAGGCATTGTACAAATCTTTAAAGATTCTGATGTGttccaaaattaaattgaagaatctacagccgctcaccatccgctgctggatgaaggcctctctaacacgcttccactcgtctctgttttatgcaactctcgtccatctcaccgcacacattttcctaatttcgtttaccCATCTTCCGTACGGTATTCCTTTTGCCCTTTTGAatcctctcgggtaccattcgagaacTTCTTTTGTCCGCCttccgtccattcttctagtcacatgccccgtccattgccatttcaatctctttactctatccactatgtccactacccttgtcatacttctgacccacgtgttccgcttcctgtctttcttttttatgccgagcatacagcgttccatatttttttgagtgcattggactttgtgtagcatccatacgtcatcactggcaaaacgcattgatcgaagatctttttcttcaggcagagtggcttTTTTGATTCAAAAACAATaatcattcgtccaaatgcactccatccttatTTTAtgcgtctttttatttcttcttctgtcAAATCTAATAATTACTATCAAATCCTTagtggaaaaataatttatctagttaaaaaaattcaagtaataTTACTGCACTGAAAATTTTGttcagtttttaaatttatttttcaattttggatttaacgattttgaaattgttaaattgcattcaaaatttagtaataTAAATCAATCACTCATGAaatggtgtattttttttagttttttcattCTGAATTGATCATCAGCTCATCTCTGTTCGTCATACGGATTACATACGAAATGAGTTTAAAGAGTTTTCCATTTTGGAAAATTGCGTTGAATCAAAACAGCGTAGAAAAGTTAATAAGAGGGACatctaatatatcatttcgaaagagactttgcatatttGTTTGGTTCGCAAAATCCGTGACTTCgtcgaacaaatgaatacattcaaataaatttaaataaaataaaactattcaaataaatgtaataaaacgtttactattagattggccatgtttaagcggtttatattaaaaataccgagcgaagccgggtaaaaccactagtgtattatatttcttatttgaaattttgctcAATCCATTGTGAATTGTGACACGGTGATCGTATACAATCTATTGCATCGATCGCACTATTGATTAAGAGACACGTGCCGGAATGAGCTTATGTCTGATGAATGATATGTTGTCGTTTTTAGGATTTCATTAATGCTGCATCTTTGTCTATGGACCGCTTGAGTCAGCAGGTCAATAACGAATTGTCGAAACGTCCCATTCAGATGTCTAATTTTgtgagtttttattttaattttgtatttattaattttgtgctgtattataataaaaaataataacccaTCCGTGAATGAATGCAGTTCCCAATGAATATAATGCTACCTCCGAGACCGAATGTACCACCTCTTCATCCGTTCCAACATGATATGGTTAGTAGTAATTGACGCTCTttatgttaatttattatttttttttaatttaatgtataatttatattattattggttTTGTTATTAATCGCGATTATATCTATAAACTaattaaatattagtatataatcttaatttattatgtccatatatatatatatatgtatataatatacctgAATGTTtgattgaatatgatttttgattttaaaagagGATAGAAAACCAATTGCCTTTTGAATACAACCAAATACCATATCAACCTCCAGAACATGCCAATGTTATGAATTTACCGCCACAATTAGAAACAGCGGTAGgttgaataatttataattataattttatattggactcgttatttattttcatgttaCGCTATATTTAAGCCTTGCAATGATTGGGTGCCATTGAATCCACCGAGTTTATCTTGGATTGAATCGACAATGCAGCCAAAGGTCAGCACATATGTGCCGATTCCGATGCCTGTCAGTTCGCACACGGTTCAAAATACAAACGAAGAGCCGGCGTCAATCTTGTCCCATCCTCTCGATGACTATTTAGCAGGCCTCAAGTTCGCTGAATTATCCGTTGGTGCTGGGCCCGCTCCAGTTCCGATATCTAATACTCAATCAGTTGTGTCATCGACGGTGACTGATTCGCCCCTGTGGAATAACCGAGTATGATTTTACATTGCAATATCCAAGTGACTGTTTATGAGATTATGAGGTGTTCTTATTcgagtgtgtttttttttttattattatttataggttGCTACGACTTCAGTAGAGACCTTCGACTATAATCTGTCGATATTGGCGCAAAGACAGAAACCAATATATGCAATATCActtcaacaacaacaacaacagcagcagTTTTCTAATGTGGAACAGCCGGCGTATACTATACAAGAAAAACAAGCCAACAACCAAGAGCCCGATGCATCGATCAGCACTGCTGAATTTGAAAAATCGGTATTTGaccaatatgcatatgtatttttatgaaaatttttatcaatttgattTAGTTTCTGTTCATACTTTCAATACGAGGTGTTTGAAACCAActgatatacatgtgtatatatttatttattattttagaattttgacACATTAGAAGTAGTCAAACGCAAGTCAAAAGATAAGAATTCGGACAACAAAAAGAAAGGAAATGACGAAAAGAAACAATTCAGATCGGAAAGTAAACCgtacgtaatttattatttatcagtTGAGAATTTTAATTAGCCATaagttatatgaaaaaaatcgtttCCATAAAAACCTATTCtgttttgttgtttatttatttattttgatattttaggaAAGATGCTTTCTTTGTGAAACCTGTTACGATTGACGCTAGCACCAAAGTAAGTCGATATAATTCTGAATTTCAGTCGATCCGAATTCACATGATGATAAcgtgacatttttttaattttcagcaAATACTGGAATTGGTTCAAAGTCAACAGAAAAGGAGACAACAGCAGCAAGCGTTTCCCGTTCAGTCTCTTCCGTGGAACATCAAAGAACATAATCATGACATTGAGAATACTCAACATATTATACACCAAATGAAGTATGCGCTGAAACATATTCGATTTTaaatcgatttatttatatttgtttatatttgtttttttttgtttttagataCAACGAAAATCATTCTAGAGATATTAACATTAACTCTACGTTTGGCAAAATGCAGATTAACTCCAATGAAGTGTTAGATATTATCCCTCCAAGTATATTCAACAATTCAGCTAGTGTAGTAAGTAGAGAAAAAGTCAACAATGGTTCTATGCAATCTACTCAGTTCACGTGGGCTAATTCTACGCCGTTGTCTAGTGCTAATGTCATATCTTTTGCCGAAATTCAAGCTGAGGAACAATTGCAAAATGCCAAAGtgagtttgttttttttttttttagttaataaataatagtatctatgtatgtagttctgatTAATATTGGTCTTTCGTTGTTTGAGCAGTTAGAGAAGAGTGCGTCTGCGTCCAGAATATACCATTCAAAAAGCCAACAAAGGATGTGGAATAATTCAAATGACACGTCTATTGAAGGTGATTCAAAACTTATTCTATCTTATCGCGTGTATACTTAGTTTAAATGT encodes:
- the Gyf gene encoding GIGYF family protein Gyf, which translates into the protein MTDKKGDKLMKFGPDWLRNNLSRDTSTIVQATTASIVQATTATIVQATTATIVQASTATIVQASTATVVQTTTATTCGISAKSRTTAKFKPAEYKYKRDDLLALYRGKEPPPEELTAFKLIFVQKSQIPIGLQFCPRRVRAKRPILPRCDAMANVDLKLGNKNWNREHTRPQINYFQPRWLNESNWRQNHHLNKGPEGDETWRNARQEYQKNRWNEKGKDRRDFQRPFSNDPWIDDRQSPDDIVPEWANTEDVLDETGTFDASGAFLPILNNGKLETEENNNVEEDSYSAGNGNSMSENQDGNQDDNQDDNQDDNQEENLESENVLENDNPAVVDPPQPIDIPEVVSESEDNSTSMPQILKFDMEDSSYSMVEDYLNKLVQEDDIERNRNKFEQTLDPQKYPFPMDPNVPMMGPIPYPMLPPGVVHDFLKPNMLPLPYESNGWYYQDHQDIIRGPYSAFEITEYCNAGYLSNFSLIRKGAGPHFIPLNRLFELCGGVLPFLVADHITTNIFNQMNYLQPSPYMPPCPDPRLIYSENNPNMNHQASANKPSGSVKDFINAASLSMDRLSQQVNNELSKRPIQMSNFFPMNIMLPPRPNVPPLHPFQHDMRIENQLPFEYNQIPYQPPEHANVMNLPPQLETAPCNDWVPLNPPSLSWIESTMQPKVSTYVPIPMPVSSHTVQNTNEEPASILSHPLDDYLAGLKFAELSVGAGPAPVPISNTQSVVSSTVTDSPLWNNRVATTSVETFDYNLSILAQRQKPIYAISLQQQQQQQQFSNVEQPAYTIQEKQANNQEPDASISTAEFEKSNFDTLEVVKRKSKDKNSDNKKKGNDEKKQFRSESKPKDAFFVKPVTIDASTKQILELVQSQQKRRQQQQAFPVQSLPWNIKEHNHDIENTQHIIHQMKYNENHSRDININSTFGKMQINSNEVLDIIPPSIFNNSASVVSREKVNNGSMQSTQFTWANSTPLSSANVISFAEIQAEEQLQNAKLEKSASASRIYHSKSQQRMWNNSNDTSIEGFWDTQSSKLKIVALSKSSSSNGQAAMAKSLQSPPKVEKSNHIYKDVLKVVPIVKMETIENPIIENSDEDALYKFIAWAQNELYSMSDIIDVHDFVNFLRTVESPFEVEEYAKVYLGDTKGSIDFAKLFIQQRSQMLFSKSRSIPCDDLCSPAPAFNPSVDKREDPKNKNKKKKGKMSKIDARILGFNATASENRFNVGNIDVP